The following coding sequences are from one Gadus macrocephalus chromosome 3, ASM3116895v1 window:
- the adamtsl7 gene encoding thrombospondin type-1 domain-containing protein 4 isoform X2, translating to MAGQWQRRGGALGLLQLTLHICLLHPPLSALPWTARDTKPPLQSFEVVKGTFSRHFLSIGYHQIVEIPAGAQNISIQETTKSRNYLAIKTKSGVSIINGNWGIDRPGVFIAVGTQLTYRRPNEIRSRIGESIIAPGPLTEDLYIYLIYQQPDPSVYYEYSVPLYNSHPTPEPRIPSDILSLVETVDPVSPHKDSIVEDISNNEIPKDAPNPSQSGPEPEGKPDPLPYIWSQAGHTGCSATCGTGRREALWRCVENESLLAASFDLCDLALRPPTREEDCITQPCPAHWDLGEWSECSRRCGPGTQQRQVICRQVTHTHSNGTETLATLGADSCGTSHSPVTKASCQLKICSQWQIRSEWSSCSVPCGVGRRAREVVCVGDQGDVEEDSECNGAMKPPTLENCDMGVCARSWFTSRWSRRCSAECGEGRQTRTARCLMDHVTNLPLDSCEGARPQEVTSCNLGPCEERLEWFTGPWGQCSAECGNGTQTRVVACLLNSNGSMEVVAKLKCSHLPQPITSQPCFLEPCGGQWYTTDWSACSASCGGGYRVREARCLADRVAPGDHCDPATAPESQEECNAQRCVTATDSSCRDQYHNCAVVVQARLCVYPYYRGACCASCSDAPKPYAHSFTRKHLRRDTGRLDSGRIELTHKEG from the exons ATGGCCGGCCAGTGGCAGCGGCGAGGAGGAGCGCTGGGTCTCCTCCAGCTCACCCTGCACATCTGTCTCCTCCACCCGCCGCTCAGCGCCCTTCCCTGGACCGCCCGTGACACCAAGCCCCCTCTGCAG AGCTTTGAGGTGGTGAAGGGCACATTCTCTCGCCACTTTCTCAGCATTGGCTACCATCAGATCGTGGAGATTCCTGCAGGAGCACAGAACATCAGCATACAGGAGACCACCAAAAGCAGAAACTACCTgg CAATCAAAACCAAAAGTGGTGTGTCCATCATCAATGGCAACTGGGGTATTGATCGGCCAGGGGTCTTCATCGCCGTGGGAACGCAGCTGACATACCGGCGACCAAATGAAATCCGCTCTCGCATCGGAGAGTCCATCATTGCACCTGGGCCGCTCACCGAGGATCTATACATTTAT tTGATCTATCAGCAGCCAGACCCTAGTGTTTACTATGAGTACAGTGTGCCCCTGTACAACTCACACCCAACTCCTGAGCCACGAATACCCTCTGATATTCTGTCTCTTG TGGAGACAGTTGACCCAGTCAGCCCACACAAAGACTCAATCGTCGAGGACATCAGCAACAACGAAATCCCCAAAGACGCGCCCAACCCCAGCCAGAGTGGACCTGAGCCTGAGGGGAAACCTGACCCCCTCCCTTACATCTGGAGCCAGGCCGGACATACAGGCTGCAGTGCCACCTGTGGAACAG gcaGACGCGAGGCactgtggaggtgtgtggagaATGAATCTCTGCTCGCTGCTTCTTTTGACCTCTGCGACCTTGCTCTGCGACCTCCGACCCGGGAAGAGGACTGCATCACCCAGCCCTGCCCTGCGCA CTGGGACCTGGGGGAGTGGTCCGAGTGTAGCCGGCGGTGCGGTCCGGGGACCCAGCAGCGGCAGGTCATCTGCCGCCAGGTGACCCACACCCACTCCAACGGGACGGAGACGCTGGCCACGCTGGGGGCGGATAGCTGTGGCACGTCACACAGCCCCGTGACCAAGGCCTCCTGCCAGCTCAAGATCTGCAGCCAGTGGCAGATACGCTCTGAGTGGAGCtca TGCTCGGTGCCGTGCGGGGTGGGCCGGCGGGCCagggaggtggtgtgtgtgggggaccaGGGGGACGTGGAGGAGGACTCGGAGTGTAACGGGGCCATGAAGCCCCCCACGCTGGAGAACTGCGACATGGGGGTCTGCGCCCGCAGCTGGTTCACCTCCCGCTGGAGCCGGCGG TGTTCTGCAGAGTGTGGTGAGGGCCGTCAGACCAGGACAGCGCGCTGCCTGATGGATCATGTGACCAACCTCCCATTGGACAGCTGCGAAGGAGCCCGCCCACAGGAGGTGACATCGTGTAACCTGGGGCCTTGTGAGGAGCGTCTGGAGTGGTTCACGGGCCCCTGGGGACAG tgTTCAGCAGAGTGTGGGAACGGCACTCAGACCCGCGTTGTGGCTTGCCTGCTCAACAGCAACGGCAGCATGGAGGTGGTGGCTAAATTGAAATGCTCCCACCTGCCTCAGCCAATAACCTCTCAGCCCTGCTTCCTGGAGCCGTGTGGTGGGCAGTGGTACACCACAGACTGGAGCGCA TGCTCAGCGTCCTGCGGCGGAGGCTACCGCGTGCGCGAGGCACGTTGCCTGGCCGACCGTGTCGCCCCCGGCGACCACTGTGACCCAGCGACCGCCCCCGAGAGTCAAGAGGAGTGCAACGCCCAGCGATGCGTCACAGCGACCG acTCCTCCTGCCGGGACCAGTACCATAACTGTGCGGTGGTGGTGCAGGCCCGGCTGTGCGTTTACCCCTACTACAGAGGGGCCTGCTGCGCCTCCTGCTCCGACGCACCCAAGCCCTACGCCCACAGCTTCACCAGAAAGCACCTTCGCAG GGACACCGGGAGACTGGACTCAGGGAGGATAGAGCTCACACACAAAGAGGGATGA
- the adamtsl7 gene encoding thrombospondin type-1 domain-containing protein 4 isoform X1, with protein sequence MAGQWQRRGGALGLLQLTLHICLLHPPLSALPWTARDTKPPLQGQSFEVVKGTFSRHFLSIGYHQIVEIPAGAQNISIQETTKSRNYLAIKTKSGVSIINGNWGIDRPGVFIAVGTQLTYRRPNEIRSRIGESIIAPGPLTEDLYIYLIYQQPDPSVYYEYSVPLYNSHPTPEPRIPSDILSLVETVDPVSPHKDSIVEDISNNEIPKDAPNPSQSGPEPEGKPDPLPYIWSQAGHTGCSATCGTGRREALWRCVENESLLAASFDLCDLALRPPTREEDCITQPCPAHWDLGEWSECSRRCGPGTQQRQVICRQVTHTHSNGTETLATLGADSCGTSHSPVTKASCQLKICSQWQIRSEWSSCSVPCGVGRRAREVVCVGDQGDVEEDSECNGAMKPPTLENCDMGVCARSWFTSRWSRRCSAECGEGRQTRTARCLMDHVTNLPLDSCEGARPQEVTSCNLGPCEERLEWFTGPWGQCSAECGNGTQTRVVACLLNSNGSMEVVAKLKCSHLPQPITSQPCFLEPCGGQWYTTDWSACSASCGGGYRVREARCLADRVAPGDHCDPATAPESQEECNAQRCVTATDSSCRDQYHNCAVVVQARLCVYPYYRGACCASCSDAPKPYAHSFTRKHLRRDTGRLDSGRIELTHKEG encoded by the exons ATGGCCGGCCAGTGGCAGCGGCGAGGAGGAGCGCTGGGTCTCCTCCAGCTCACCCTGCACATCTGTCTCCTCCACCCGCCGCTCAGCGCCCTTCCCTGGACCGCCCGTGACACCAAGCCCCCTCTGCAG GGACAGAGCTTTGAGGTGGTGAAGGGCACATTCTCTCGCCACTTTCTCAGCATTGGCTACCATCAGATCGTGGAGATTCCTGCAGGAGCACAGAACATCAGCATACAGGAGACCACCAAAAGCAGAAACTACCTgg CAATCAAAACCAAAAGTGGTGTGTCCATCATCAATGGCAACTGGGGTATTGATCGGCCAGGGGTCTTCATCGCCGTGGGAACGCAGCTGACATACCGGCGACCAAATGAAATCCGCTCTCGCATCGGAGAGTCCATCATTGCACCTGGGCCGCTCACCGAGGATCTATACATTTAT tTGATCTATCAGCAGCCAGACCCTAGTGTTTACTATGAGTACAGTGTGCCCCTGTACAACTCACACCCAACTCCTGAGCCACGAATACCCTCTGATATTCTGTCTCTTG TGGAGACAGTTGACCCAGTCAGCCCACACAAAGACTCAATCGTCGAGGACATCAGCAACAACGAAATCCCCAAAGACGCGCCCAACCCCAGCCAGAGTGGACCTGAGCCTGAGGGGAAACCTGACCCCCTCCCTTACATCTGGAGCCAGGCCGGACATACAGGCTGCAGTGCCACCTGTGGAACAG gcaGACGCGAGGCactgtggaggtgtgtggagaATGAATCTCTGCTCGCTGCTTCTTTTGACCTCTGCGACCTTGCTCTGCGACCTCCGACCCGGGAAGAGGACTGCATCACCCAGCCCTGCCCTGCGCA CTGGGACCTGGGGGAGTGGTCCGAGTGTAGCCGGCGGTGCGGTCCGGGGACCCAGCAGCGGCAGGTCATCTGCCGCCAGGTGACCCACACCCACTCCAACGGGACGGAGACGCTGGCCACGCTGGGGGCGGATAGCTGTGGCACGTCACACAGCCCCGTGACCAAGGCCTCCTGCCAGCTCAAGATCTGCAGCCAGTGGCAGATACGCTCTGAGTGGAGCtca TGCTCGGTGCCGTGCGGGGTGGGCCGGCGGGCCagggaggtggtgtgtgtgggggaccaGGGGGACGTGGAGGAGGACTCGGAGTGTAACGGGGCCATGAAGCCCCCCACGCTGGAGAACTGCGACATGGGGGTCTGCGCCCGCAGCTGGTTCACCTCCCGCTGGAGCCGGCGG TGTTCTGCAGAGTGTGGTGAGGGCCGTCAGACCAGGACAGCGCGCTGCCTGATGGATCATGTGACCAACCTCCCATTGGACAGCTGCGAAGGAGCCCGCCCACAGGAGGTGACATCGTGTAACCTGGGGCCTTGTGAGGAGCGTCTGGAGTGGTTCACGGGCCCCTGGGGACAG tgTTCAGCAGAGTGTGGGAACGGCACTCAGACCCGCGTTGTGGCTTGCCTGCTCAACAGCAACGGCAGCATGGAGGTGGTGGCTAAATTGAAATGCTCCCACCTGCCTCAGCCAATAACCTCTCAGCCCTGCTTCCTGGAGCCGTGTGGTGGGCAGTGGTACACCACAGACTGGAGCGCA TGCTCAGCGTCCTGCGGCGGAGGCTACCGCGTGCGCGAGGCACGTTGCCTGGCCGACCGTGTCGCCCCCGGCGACCACTGTGACCCAGCGACCGCCCCCGAGAGTCAAGAGGAGTGCAACGCCCAGCGATGCGTCACAGCGACCG acTCCTCCTGCCGGGACCAGTACCATAACTGTGCGGTGGTGGTGCAGGCCCGGCTGTGCGTTTACCCCTACTACAGAGGGGCCTGCTGCGCCTCCTGCTCCGACGCACCCAAGCCCTACGCCCACAGCTTCACCAGAAAGCACCTTCGCAG GGACACCGGGAGACTGGACTCAGGGAGGATAGAGCTCACACACAAAGAGGGATGA
- the melk gene encoding maternal embryonic leucine zipper kinase, protein MPVERTEPQGAEELYRHYEVYETIGSGGFAKVKLGRHLLTGEKVAIKIMNKKELGEDLPRVQVEIEAMKNLSHQHVCRLYQVIETTSKIFIVLEYCPGGELFDYIIAKDRLSEEETRVFFRQIVSALAYVHSQGYAHRDLKPENLLIDADHNLKLIDFGLCAKPKGGLGYELMTCCGSPAYAAPELIQGKTYIGSEADVWSMGVLLFALLCGYLPFDDDNCMVLYRKITRGKYDNPHWLSPGSVLLLNQMLQVEPKRRLTVRQLLDHPWVLKEYNSPVEWHSKQPLGYIDEDCITEMAVSLKRSRESTTRLVKEWRYDHTTATYLLLLAKKRRGRPVRLRLEQPPVYDPYCCSPLHQGMQTKQALQFNEDEDAVPMGSLEFLSDYDDECSWVPSGHRSPQGVRGQPDGAQNAAVIMRDTRQFSPPAEKRWLGSPTAQRKPPITARRPQEGRGRERETNKENMAAQQQRDVDIFMLPAPPTPASSKKSARGPRTGLTTPTHKGKGARTDPLTPNGGGSASKEQSKKMAVDPQEPPMDLLAFSPERRSRSLDLAGTRDSGQRKKTGKVFGSLERGLDKVITMLTPSKRRGLRDGPRKIKAQYNVTLTSQTNADQVLNQILSILPEKNVGFNQKGYSLKCRTHGDYGKVTMAFELEVCLLLRPEVVGIRRQRLKGDAWVYKHLVEDILSACRI, encoded by the exons ATGCCGGTGGAAAGAACCGAACCACAGGGAGCGGAGGAGCTCTACAGACACTATGAGGTCTACGAAACCATCGGATCCG GGGGCTTCGCCAAGGTGAAGCTAGGGCGACATCTGCTGACGGGAGAGAAGGTCGCCATCAAAATCATGAACAAGAAAGAACTAGGG GAGGACCTGCCCAGGGTGCAGGTTGAGATCGAGGCAATGAAGAACTTGAGCCACCAGCATGTCTGTCGTCTGTACCAAGTGATAGAGACGACCTCCAAGATATTCATAGTGCTGGAG TACTGTCCAGGTGGAGAGCTGTTCGATTACATCATCGCCAAGGACCGTCTGTcggaggaggagaccagggtGTTTTTCCGACAGATAGTCTCTGCGCTGGCCTATGTACACAGCCAGGGCTATGCACACAGGGACCTCAAACCG GAGAACCTGTTGATAGACGCGGACCACAACCTGAAGCTCATAGACTTTGGTCTTTGTGCCAAACCCAAG GGAGGTCTGGGATATGAACTCATGACCTGCTGTGGGAGCCCTGCCTACGCTGCTCCTGAACTCATCCAGGGCAAGACTTACATCGGCtcagag gcggaCGTGTGGAGCATGGGGGTGCTGCTCTTCGCCCTCCTCTGTGGATACCTGCCCTTTGACGATGACAACTGTATGGTCCTCTACAGGAAGATCACG AGGGGTAAATATGATAATCCTCATTGGTTGTCACCTGGCAGTGTCCTGCTCCTCAACCAGATGTTGCAG GTGGAGCCCAAGCGTCGTCTGACTGTTCGGCAGCTTCTGGACCACCCGTGGGTGTTGAAGGAGTACAACAGCCCCGTGGAGTGGCACAGCAAACAGCcg CTGGGCTACATAGATGAGGACTGCATCACTGAGATGGCCGTGAGTCTGAAGCGCTCCCGGGAGAGCACCACTCGCCTGgtgaaggag tggcgTTACGACCACACCACAGCCAcctacctgctgctgctggccaagAAGCGTAGAGGCCGGCCTGTCCGCCTGCGCCTGGAGCAGCCCCCCGTCTATGACCCCTATTGCTGTTCCCCACTGCACCAGGGCATGCAG aCCAAGCAGGCGCTGCAGTtcaacgaggacgaggacgccGTGCCCATGGGCTCGCTGGAGTTCCTCTCCGACTACGACGACGAGTGCTCCTGGGTTCCCTCCGGACATCGCTCGCcccagggggtcagaggtcaacccgACGGAGCCCAAAACGCCGCCGTCATCATGAGAGACACG AGGCAGTTCTCTCCCCCTGCCGAGAAGCGGTGGCTCGGCAGCCCCACGGCGCAGAGGAAGCCGCCAATCACGGCGCGGCGGCCTCaggaggggcggggccgcgAGCGGGAGACCAACAAGGAGAACATGGCCGCGCAGCAGCAGAGGGACGTGGACATCTTCATGCTGcccgccccgcccacccccgCGTCCAGCAAGAAGAGCGCCCGCGGCCCGAGGACCGGGCTGACCACGCCCACTCACAAGGGCAAGGGCGCCAGAACCGATCCTCTGACTCCAAatg gcGGAGGCAGTGCCAGTAAAGAGCAGAGCAAGAAGATGGCTGTGGACCCCCAGGAGCCCCCCATGGACCTCCTGGCCTTCAGCCctgagaggag GTCCCGCTCCCTGGACCTGGCCGGTACGAGGGACAGCGGGCAGAGGAAGAAGACGGGGAAGGTGTTTGGTTCTCTGGAGAGGGGCCTGGACAAGGTCATCACCATGCTCACCCCCAGCAAGAGGCGGGGCCTGCGGGACGGCCCGCGCAAGATCAAG GCCCAGTACAACGTGACCCTCACCAGCCAGACCAACGCTGACCAGGTCCTCAACCAGATTCTCTCCATCCTGCCCGAGAAAAACGTGGGCTTCAATCAGAAAGG TTACAGCCTGAAGTGCCGGACCCACGGGGACTACGGCAAGGTCACCATGGCCTTCGAGCTGGAGGTGTGTCTGCTGCTGAGGCCCGAGGTGGTGGGCATCCGTCGCCAGAGGCTGAAGGGGGACGCCTGGGTCTACAAGCACCTGGTGGAGGACATCCTCTCCGCCTGCAGGATCTGA
- the adamtsl7 gene encoding thrombospondin type-1 domain-containing protein 4 isoform X3: protein MAGQWQRRGGALGLLQLTLHICLLHPPLSALPWTARDTKPPLQGQSFEVVKGTFSRHFLSIGYHQIVEIPAGAQNISIQETTKSRNYLAIKTKSGVSIINGNWGIDRPGVFIAVGTQLTYRRPNEIRSRIGESIIAPGPLTEDLYIYLIYQQPDPSVYYEYSVPLYNSHPTPEPRIPSDILSLVETVDPVSPHKDSIVEDISNNEIPKDAPNPSQSGPEPEGKPDPLPYIWSQAGHTGCSATCGTGRREALWRCVENESLLAASFDLCDLALRPPTREEDCITQPCPAHWDLGEWSECSRRCGPGTQQRQVICRQVTHTHSNGTETLATLGADSCGTSHSPVTKASCQLKICSQWQIRSEWSSCSVPCGVGRRAREVVCVGDQGDVEEDSECNGAMKPPTLENCDMGVCARSWFTSRWSRRCSAECGEGRQTRTARCLMDHVTNLPLDSCEGARPQEVTSCNLGPCEERLEWFTGPWGQCSASCGGGYRVREARCLADRVAPGDHCDPATAPESQEECNAQRCVTATDSSCRDQYHNCAVVVQARLCVYPYYRGACCASCSDAPKPYAHSFTRKHLRRDTGRLDSGRIELTHKEG from the exons ATGGCCGGCCAGTGGCAGCGGCGAGGAGGAGCGCTGGGTCTCCTCCAGCTCACCCTGCACATCTGTCTCCTCCACCCGCCGCTCAGCGCCCTTCCCTGGACCGCCCGTGACACCAAGCCCCCTCTGCAG GGACAGAGCTTTGAGGTGGTGAAGGGCACATTCTCTCGCCACTTTCTCAGCATTGGCTACCATCAGATCGTGGAGATTCCTGCAGGAGCACAGAACATCAGCATACAGGAGACCACCAAAAGCAGAAACTACCTgg CAATCAAAACCAAAAGTGGTGTGTCCATCATCAATGGCAACTGGGGTATTGATCGGCCAGGGGTCTTCATCGCCGTGGGAACGCAGCTGACATACCGGCGACCAAATGAAATCCGCTCTCGCATCGGAGAGTCCATCATTGCACCTGGGCCGCTCACCGAGGATCTATACATTTAT tTGATCTATCAGCAGCCAGACCCTAGTGTTTACTATGAGTACAGTGTGCCCCTGTACAACTCACACCCAACTCCTGAGCCACGAATACCCTCTGATATTCTGTCTCTTG TGGAGACAGTTGACCCAGTCAGCCCACACAAAGACTCAATCGTCGAGGACATCAGCAACAACGAAATCCCCAAAGACGCGCCCAACCCCAGCCAGAGTGGACCTGAGCCTGAGGGGAAACCTGACCCCCTCCCTTACATCTGGAGCCAGGCCGGACATACAGGCTGCAGTGCCACCTGTGGAACAG gcaGACGCGAGGCactgtggaggtgtgtggagaATGAATCTCTGCTCGCTGCTTCTTTTGACCTCTGCGACCTTGCTCTGCGACCTCCGACCCGGGAAGAGGACTGCATCACCCAGCCCTGCCCTGCGCA CTGGGACCTGGGGGAGTGGTCCGAGTGTAGCCGGCGGTGCGGTCCGGGGACCCAGCAGCGGCAGGTCATCTGCCGCCAGGTGACCCACACCCACTCCAACGGGACGGAGACGCTGGCCACGCTGGGGGCGGATAGCTGTGGCACGTCACACAGCCCCGTGACCAAGGCCTCCTGCCAGCTCAAGATCTGCAGCCAGTGGCAGATACGCTCTGAGTGGAGCtca TGCTCGGTGCCGTGCGGGGTGGGCCGGCGGGCCagggaggtggtgtgtgtgggggaccaGGGGGACGTGGAGGAGGACTCGGAGTGTAACGGGGCCATGAAGCCCCCCACGCTGGAGAACTGCGACATGGGGGTCTGCGCCCGCAGCTGGTTCACCTCCCGCTGGAGCCGGCGG TGTTCTGCAGAGTGTGGTGAGGGCCGTCAGACCAGGACAGCGCGCTGCCTGATGGATCATGTGACCAACCTCCCATTGGACAGCTGCGAAGGAGCCCGCCCACAGGAGGTGACATCGTGTAACCTGGGGCCTTGTGAGGAGCGTCTGGAGTGGTTCACGGGCCCCTGGGGACAG TGCTCAGCGTCCTGCGGCGGAGGCTACCGCGTGCGCGAGGCACGTTGCCTGGCCGACCGTGTCGCCCCCGGCGACCACTGTGACCCAGCGACCGCCCCCGAGAGTCAAGAGGAGTGCAACGCCCAGCGATGCGTCACAGCGACCG acTCCTCCTGCCGGGACCAGTACCATAACTGTGCGGTGGTGGTGCAGGCCCGGCTGTGCGTTTACCCCTACTACAGAGGGGCCTGCTGCGCCTCCTGCTCCGACGCACCCAAGCCCTACGCCCACAGCTTCACCAGAAAGCACCTTCGCAG GGACACCGGGAGACTGGACTCAGGGAGGATAGAGCTCACACACAAAGAGGGATGA